TATTTCGAAATTCGCCAAAAAATGCTCATGTTTGAGCGAAGCGAGTTTGAGATTTTTTGAGTGAATTATCGTAATAAAAATATTCTAAATTTTTTCAGTGAACGTTTTTGGTACTTTTTCTAAAAAAGTACATAGAAAAGTCTTATTGTTTATCAACAGCCTTAGCCTCCTCCAGTTTAACAGAAAGCAATTTAGATACTCCATCATCCCCCATAGTCACTCCGTAAAGAATACTAGCCCTTCGCATTGAAGCCCTATTATGAGTAATAACTATAAACTGAGTTTTATGAGATAGGTCATCCAAAATTTCAGCCAACCTTTCAGAATTTGCTTCATCTAGAGCTGCATCAACCTCATCCAAAACTACAAAAGGTGATGGGTTGGCAGAAATTATAGCAGAAATAAGAGCAATAGCGGTCAAGGCTCTCTCTCCTCCGGACAACATAGAAATAGAAGAAATCTTCTTCCCTGGAGGTGTCGCCTGTATCTCAATGCCGGCTAGCCCAGTTGCATTATGTTTTTGTAAAAATTTAATTTTCTTAGCATCAATTGCTGATTTAAAAACTACTTCTTTTTTTTCTTCCTCTTCCCCCTGCCCTGAGCTTGTCGAAGGGTCTTCGTCTTTTTCCATAACTTTAATAATACGAGCCTTCCCTCCACTAAACAAAATTTTAAAATACTCTTCAAATTTAGTTTGAATTATTTTGAATTCTTTATCAAAAATTTCCTTAATCGTAATATCTAATTCTTTAATTATTTTTTCAAGTGAACCAATGGCATCGACCAAATCGGTGACTTGCCCGGATATAAAATCGTACCTTTCCTTTGTGCTAATAAATTCATTTTCAACTTCTGGATCAATCCCCCCAATATGTTCTAGATGTTTTCTGGTGTTTGAAATTTTATTTTTTAGTTCTTCAAGTTCAACATGTCCCTCGGCTCTAGTGTCACGAACTTCACGCATACCCCCAAGGTTTTGTCTTATTTCTACTTCCAGGTCCTCTAGCTTAGTTTCTCTTCTGGTTGCATTAATCTTGACCTCATTTAATTTATTTGTGATGATATTAATCTCGTTTTGTAAAGATTGAATGCTTCTCTGTAGGGAAAAAAGCTTACTTCTCTTTTCTTCTTCAGCCTGTGATATATTCTCAATCTTTTTCTTAACTTCGTTAATTCTAGAATCAACTGTCTGTAATTCTAAACTAAATTTATTAAGAGCCTCAGCTATTTCACTACTACTCAACTTGTTAGCACTTTGATCTATTCGTTCTTTTAGAGAACTCAATTCGTTTTTTAGTTGACTTAATTTTTCCTTTTTCAAAGAGGCTCTTTCTCTCTTTGAGGCAACTAGTAAATTTATTTCCGAAACGCGAGACAATACCACCTCTTTCTCTTCTATATATTTATTAATCATTGCTCTTGCTTCTGACAAAAACTTCACCTTTTCTTCATCATCTTCGTCGGTGGAAACTACTTTTTTTAAATCATTCTTTATTTGTACTAATATCTCTTTTACTTTTGCAAAGTCTTCACTTTCCTCAGCCTCTTTCAGTTTATTAAGAACCGAGTTAATTATATTTTTAATATCATCGCCGTCTTTATTTTTCGGGGATGATGAAAAAGAAAATATCCTATTATTGATATCGTTTATCTTTTTATCTAGCTCTCTTTTTTTGTTACTAAACTCTTCTAGACCCTGAGATTCTTTCCCGGCCTCAGTATCTGCAAATAAAATTTCTTCTTCCAATGACTCAATTTCTTTTTTCATGTCCGAAACTCTCCCTGTCAAAAAAGACAAATCAAATTGGCCCCTAGACTCTAAATCAACTTCATTTTCAACCTCGAGCCTAGCTATCTTTTTATTCAAATCATTTTTCTCAATTTGTAGTTTATTTAAATCTCTTTGCAATTGATTAAACTCTTCACTCACAGTATTTTCAGATTCCAAAACAGCTAAATTTTGGTTCAATTTTTTCATTGAATCCTCTTTGGTGTTTTTTTCTTTTTCAATTTCCAAATACCTTTTATTGAAATCTGAAAATTCATCGTTTATCTTGTGCCAAGTGTTTCTGTAATATACCAAGCTCAAACTTCTCAGCTCTTTTTCAAGTTCTTCTTTTCTCTGAATTTTATTAACCTGCCTAGTAAGACTTTTTAGTCTTGGCTCAATTTCAACCAAAATCATTTCCGCTTGATTTAGATTTTCATAGCTGGCTTTCAGTTTATTTAAAGCGTCATCTCTTTTTATTTGAAATTGTTTTACTCCAGTTGCTTCATCAAAAAATTCCTTACGCTCAGAAAGAGAAGCGCTTAAAAACCCCTCAACTGTTCCTTGCCCAATAACTGAATATGTCTTTTGACCAAACTTTGCCTTTGCGAGGAGCATCTGCACATCTGACAATCTAACACGACTATTGTTTATTAAATACTCACTATCTCCATTTCTAAAAAGTCTCCTAGTGATAACTAATTGAGAATAATCAATTGGGGCTTTTCTGTCTTCATTGTTTAGATGAAGAGAAACTTCGGCCATTCCCAGCTTGCCTTTCTTGTCAGAACCCGAAAATATCACATCTTCACTTTTCTTGCCACGCAAGGATTTCATACTTTGCTCACCAAGAGCCCAACGTATAGCATCGGCCACATTAGATTTACCAGAACCATTAGGTCCAACAACTGCCGTTAAGCCTCTTTTGGTGTCATTAAGCATACCAACAAAAGTTAGTTCATTTTTGTTAGCAAATGATTTAAATCCTTGGACTGATAGCTTTTCTAAATACATTATTTTATCATTAAGAAAAACACGGAAATGCCGTATTTATCCTTAATTATACAACATATTAAAATATATGACAAAAGACCTTTTCAGGCCTTCTTGATGTCATTAAAATAATATAAAATTATCCGACAAAAAATTTAAATATTTTTCTAATTACTAAGTATACAATAAAAAATATTAATAAAAAAAGAAAAATTGTATGACTTAAAAAGAAAATCAATACGTTTACAATTAAGAGATAAGTTTTTGAAAAAAGATTCTTAAAAAATACACTTATTTTATTCTTTACCTTCGCTTCATTTAGATCTTTAGGTAAATATTCACTTGTTATGGTTAAATCTGGAGGATTTGGGGCAATCTCGGTTGAAGAGGCTGTAGAGGTGGATTTTACTGTTTTTAACTGGACAATATTGTCTAGGCTATTATACAGGGTATCTGTAATCTTTTCTTCTAATTCCCCCTTTTTTGTCTCTAGCTTTTCTATTTGAGATATGCTTAAGCTATCAACCAAGCCATCAACTTTATTTTGAGTTATTTTATTTAAAAACCCCATAACAGAATCGTCTATTTTATCCAAAAACCCCTTTTCCTCTACTATTTGTATTTCAGATTCAACATCTTCATTGGGGGTTGTAGTAGATATAATTTGGTCATGCTCAAAAGGATTGGTTCCTTCAGCAATCTCTGCTAAGTCGTTTTTCCCGTCATTGTCATCGTCATCGTCAGCTATGTTGCCTATACCATCCTTGTCGTTATCAAAATCAATAAATATTTTACTTTTTGCAATCTGGGTCTCTTTAAAATCAATATCTGCAACAATATTTTCAATACTATTTATAATTGAAACATTTTTAATTTCAGCGCCGACTTCTATTTCTCCTTTTTCAGCCACCCAGTCTATCCAAACATTATGGGCGCCAGAATTGGCAGGCATTTCAAAACCTGTATCTCCAATAAAACCTTCATTATTAAAAAAATGAAGTTCACCAGAAATATTATACTGACTATTGTTGTAGAGAGCTGTATATATTTTCACTTCATCGTCAACAAAAACTGGATATTTTGAAAACCAAATAGGACCAGGAACAAAACCAGCATTATCAATATTTTCAATCGCCGCAAAAATAGCAAAAGGGGAAAATAGAATAAAAGAGATTATAAATATTTTCAAAATATTTTTCATATTATACTAATTGTAGCAGATAAGCTTGGAAACCAAAAATGTCACCAATTTGAGTCCGGTGACATTTTGGAAACGCTAAAGTTTAAAACCCTAACATTTTAAATCCCCATGCACGACCCACCGCCGCAAAGACGATGAATCATGTGTGGGAGCCAAGCTATAAATAGTACCTTGCTGGGCTATATACAACTTGGCTCTTTAGTTTTTGAAAAGAGCGGTAAATTTAGCAAAATAATTGGCTAAACTTATTACTTTATGATCTTTTTAGATCATAGAAAAGCACTCATAAAAGTAATTTTCTATAAGCTAAACTAGGAATATCTATTTAAATAGTAAGAATCGCTAAAATCGCTATTTATTACAGATTCATAATAAATATGATTTTTAGAGTTTTCGCTAAAATTTATCGATTTTTTCTCCAAAACTGAATAAAAGCTCGACAATATAAGCGCAGCTCCAATCACAACAAAAAAAGCAATGGACAAACTTAATACGAGTCCAGACCAACTGAACTCCTGCTCCATTGCTTTCTTTTTTATTAAATTGTACTGCCTCCAATTGATATGACTCAATTTGATCTCACTATAATCAGAAGCTACATGTGAGCTAATCATCTTTTTTTTATTTTTTATTTTTATTTTTGTCTATGATTATATAGTATCAAATATAAGCTATTTTGTCAACTGGGGATAAGTTTAAAACTTATGATTATTACCTAAAATTAGCTAAATTATATATTAATCCACTTTTTTATATCCTCAACTATACCGCAGTCAGGTAATTTGTCGGTATTAACTACAATCTTATCTAGAGTAGACCTTCTTATCTCTTTCTCGTACTCTTTTTGTTGAGAAATGTACCACTGCGGTGACTTTAGTATTTTTTCGTAATGTGGGTATAAATTTAATCTATCTTGAATTCTTTTCTCTATTACTTCAATTTTCTCTGGAAATTTAATAAAAACAATCTTAAAATTAAGGTTTTTTAGTTCATTTTCAATCTTTTGATAGTTCTTTTCTTCTTTATTATACAGTCTGTTGTAAATTAGGTCTGAAATATGAAATTTCTCTAAAATTATATTTTTATTATTTAATTCCTTGAAAATTTCTATATAATGTTCTAAAACTGCCGCCCCCTTATCGCTCCCAAATACACCATTATCACAATTAAACCAATGGCAACCATTTAAAATATTGTTGCTAGTATTGGCATCTTTCTCTAAATATTCATATACTTGAGACATTATCCAACTTTTGCCTGATAGTTCAGCCCCTTCAAAGATAAGATGTTTTTTCATAATTTTATATCATTATTTACGACATGATAAGCTAAAATGTACATTGCGGCATTCCAGGACTGACCTTTCATTCCTAGCGGTTTGTAGTTCTTTGAATTAAACCACTCGTTAAACTCCCAGTTGTTTTTTTTGTTTAGTTCGGCTAATCTTCGTAATTCTTTCTTTGCCAAGTCATGCTGACCGGCTTTTTCTAGGGCAATTATCCAAAACCCACCAACAAATGGCCAAATACCGCCATTATGATAGCAATTCGCTTTATTCAAACTTGGCTCTTCATCTAGATATTCTCTGTAATCTTGGTCTTTTTTTGTAATTTCAGGGAATAGTATTTTTACTGGATATTTTTTATTTGCTTTCTTATTTATTATATATCTTATTATTTCGTTAGATTTTTTATTCTCAGACACATTAAATAAAATTGCTAGAGAATTTGCAAAAACATCGCATCTGTCTGATGCATATCGATATGAAATATATTGCAGATAACATGGGATATTTTCTACATCTTTTTTTAAAAAATCCAGCGTTTTTCCCCTATATTCTTCTTTTTGTAAATATATTGATTTACTAGCATCTGCCTGATGAGGCAAGAATATGCTATTTAGCCCATCTAGAGCTAATTCTCTTTCGTCTTCATAGCCATAAAGGTGCAGAACTCGATACCACAAAACATTTGTATATAAAACAGCCCCATTGTTTGGCATATAGTCTGCCCAATCGCTTGCCTCGCCCTGTTCCAAAAGACCATCATTATTTGTATCTTGATAAAAAAGCCAATTGATTGCTTTTTCAATTTTGGGTTTTAGTGCTTTCTTTAATTCATTGTCTTCTGAGTGTTTATCATAAAAATCGACAGCAATTAGCCACCACAAAGTAGAATCAATACTTCCTAAATAATAGAAATAGGAATTTTCATTATCCGGGCTAATGGAGGATGGAATCTGTCCTAGACTTGTTTGGTGTTCGGAGAGGGTAGTTAGGCTTTTTCTAGCCACCTCAATCAAATCTTTGTTTTTTGAAGCGACCATTCCCATTGATGAAATCGAAGCATCTCGAGCAAAAATGTTTACATACATTTGTTCTCGAGCTTCTTCACCTGGGGTTGATGCCATTAACCCAAATTCTGTTGAATTTTTCAAAAGAAGCTCAACTGATTTTTCATAAGCTTCTTTTCTTATGTCTTTGAACATGTTATATATTGACTTTTTATCTATTTATGATATCTTATTATTATTCAATGTAGATCTTTTCAACAACTAACCAGGAAGAAAGGGAAAAAAAATGACTAAAGAGAGTTCTAGTGTTATGAGCGAAATTTCAAGCACTTTTACCCCGACTGCCACTGTTCAAGATAGTGACAGGCTGTGGGGGAGGTCAGTTGAACTCAACAATGTCCTCGGGAAAGAGGTGACTATCAATCCAAAAACTGAGCGTAACTTCAAGGTCGAAGGTCAACCAATGAAAAGTTTTGAAGTTACAACCTGTGACCGAGCAAGTAGTTACCGAGTAGCAACTAATTTTCTCACTACAATGTGTGAGCAAACAAGCAAAATGTTTGGCATCAAGTTTGTCCCCATAGACCCACCTCTTCAACATTTTTCAATCTAAACCTCGGTCTCTATAACTGGGGTTTTTTATTTGCCTATTATTCTATCTATCTTTCTTAAATATTTTGATTCAATTTGAAAATAATTCCAAGAATTTTGAATTTTTGCTCTACCTCCTTCAAAGATGTGAAAATCTGACCCACCGGTTTCAATAAAATCAAGTTCGTTAGAAAGGTATTGAAAATACATTACTGCTCCCAAAGAATGATGTGGAGATAAAACTTCTATGCCGTCTATTCCCATTTTCTTAAGATGCTCAAATTGTTCACGTTTAAGATGTCCATTTTTCCCTGGGTGATTTATAATTAATTGACCACCAATTTTCTTTCTTAATTTTATAATCCTATTTATATTAACATAACTCTCATTCAAGACACCATATTTTTTATTTTTTAAATACTCCATCATTATATCTTCTTCGCGAGGATTCTTTATTTCTAAATCATTTTCAAATATTTTTTGATTTTTTTTTGATTTCCACATTTCATATACTATCCCATTAATAGGAATGTAGTGATTATGAGAATCTAAAACTTTCTCTACATTTAGTTCTATTCCTTTTTTTTCAATAACCTTACATAATATTCTCCTAACACTTGCTCTTCTTCTGATTTGGGTTTGTCTCAATAATGCGTGTAGTTCGGGACTGGCGTCATCAAAATTATACCAAAGTAAGTTAAATCTTTTATGACCCAGCTTAACATATAGCTCTAGCCCAACTATCGACTTCATTCTCCTTTTTTTGCATGCTTTCTTAAACTCATCAAGACCTGCTACTGTATTGTGGTCAGTTAATGAGGCAATTTTTACTCCATTTGAATACGCAAAATTTGCTACCCCCGTTGGAGTTAATTGTCCATCAGAATATGTTGAGTGATGTTGAAGGTCTATCCTCATATTAACTTTTTTTAGTAATTTTTAATTTCCTTTTTACTTCTTTAATTAACATATCTGCTCTTTGTGGCTGTGGATGGTCCATTAATAATAAATGAGTAGCTGTTCGTAATGATGTCCAATTATAATACATTTCTATCCTTTCCTCCAAAGATTCTGTCATTTTTATTTTAGCATTTTTAAGGTAGGCATCCAAAAATATTTTTTTTAATTTATTCCCATATCGCCTGTCGTTTGTTTTTCGCTTTGACATGTAAAATAGTTGCTGTAAAAATGAACCAATGTCTCTTGCTGGATCAGAGAGGCTCATATCAGCAAAATCAATTACTCCTATTTTCTTTTTACCCATTTTTATAATATTTTCAGGGTGAGCGTCACCATGAACTAGACAATGTTTGTTGTTTGGATTATTTAGGTATTTATTTTCTTTTTTAATAAAAATGGCATAAGCTTTTTCATAAATATATAAATATTTTGGATATTGATAAAATATTTTCTCAAATAATTTCTTCTCTCCAGGAACAACTGTTTTTATTCGGCTATTGTTTTTATTAAAGTTCCTAGCTCCTTCTGTGTTCAGGTTGTGCAGTTTAGCAAACCAGGATGCCACCTTTGGCAATATTTCCTCAACGTTTTTCCTGTCGTCCTCTTTAATATAATAATATAAGGTGTGTCCTTTTACCCCCCTATAGAACGTTGCCCTAAATTCGTTTGAATAAAAAAGAGGGTGTGGAATAGAAAGATGGCCCTTTGAAAAACTATTTTCCCACAAATATTTTAAAACTGCATGAACATTTTTCCTTGGTTCAGAGTCATGAGCAGAGCAAAAAATTGGAAGTTCTTTTATTTTTCCCTCTTTTGTAATAAAAACTGTTTTAAACTCTATAACAACATGATAATAATACTTACCCCAAATACCTTTTTTGTGCGGGATAATTTTAATTGATTTTATTTTATCAAACTCTGGGTAAAGAGGTAGAACTTTTTTTGTAAATAGCTCCTTAACAAATTTTTCGTCAAAGAGTTGATAAATTTTATTCATAATAATAATTTATTTCCAATAAACCTGCCAATGCTTTTCCCAGATTTTGTATCTTAACTCTGAGGCCATTTTTTCTATTTCAATTTTTATATCCTTTGTTTCTTTGTTAGCCAAAGATCTAACTGCTCTTGTCAGGTCGTTTATTCCCCTCTCTATCTCATCTGGGTTCCAAGTTACTCCTGAAAATAACATAAAATCCTTTTCACTTGCCCACCAGTAGTTGCAGCTAATAAGACCCCGTACCAAATGCCATCTAGCCCAGTAAAAATTATCGTCATCTTTATAATCATAAACTGCTGTGTAGGCTATCTTTTGCATTTCCCAGAGTCTCATTTGTATTTTGTTTTTTTTGTTATACCAAACAAAAAAAGGTTGGCCCCGCTTTATTTCAGCTTCAGATGAGTTCCAATTACCTGAAATCGGTTTTATTTTTTCTATTTTTGTTTGCGTACCAATATAGTCTGATATTTTTTGCGTTTCCAGCCCAGCTCTTTTAAGCAGTTTTTCAAATTCACCTGTATGGTCTATATGACGCAAGCCATATAACTCTCCGTCGCTTGCTGTTATGACTGTTTTTTCTTCACCTGCATCAAGTAACTTAGCTATTTTTTGAGGAACATAAGTATTTGATTCACTTCTCGTACGAATGACTAACTTTAGACCACTATTCTCATCCCCGTAAATTTTCCCAACATCCGTTTGATTCAATTTACCATTGCAAATAATTTCATCAACTATTATCCACTCATAGCCGAGCTCTTTTATTGATTTGGCCACAGATGGACTGTAGGCCATTTCAGGCAAGAAGAATCCCTTTGGTTTATACTTATCACTGAGATATTTTTTTAAAATCTTTTCATTCTCCTTAACTTGTCTAACAATCTCCTCTTTTGGCATTAGGGGTAATATTGGATGATACATGGCTGTGCCTGTCAATTCAATTTGTCCTTTTTTAACTAAAGAAAATAATCTTTGAATTAACTCATGCTCCCCCATTTCTTCCCACCTTTGAATAAGGCAACCTGCAACATTAAAAGTAAAATTAATATTTTTATTTTCCTCTAAAGCTCTTATTATTCTTTTATAGCTTTTTTCTGTTGCCTCTTTAATGTTATGGGTATCTGTATTTACTGGTTGATACAGGTGTAAGAAATTTATCCACTTCATATTATTTATGGTTACCGTTCATTTTTATTGCTTTTCTAAATAGAACCACATATTTGCCTGCTGGGATTTCCCAAGAGCTAGAGTTTTTCATTGCTCTTGAAACAAGATTTCTCCAATTACTTTTGTATTTATATGTCTCAAGCGCCCTAATAATAGCCGCGTGAAAAGAAAATTCATTAAAGGACTTAAAAACAAAGCCTGTTCCATTCTCTTTACTAGGCGAATAGTCCACAACTGTATTGTGAAGTCCACCAACTTTTCTGACAATTGGAATACAACCATATCTCATTGCTATTAACTGATTTATTCCACATGGTTCATGATGAGAAGGAAGCAAAAACATATCAGAGGCAGCATAGATAAGAGTTTCTATGCTTTTGTTGCCAGTAAAAGGAATCCAAATAATTTTCTTTGGATATTTTTTTTTATACTTTTTTAGAGTGCTTATATAATTTTTATCGCCGTCCCCGAGTATAATAAATTGAATATCCATTCTTACAATTGATTCCATTAGATTTTCAATTAACTCAAAGCCTTTTTGAAAAGTAACCCTTGAAGTAGCACAAACCAAAGGAATATTTGAATTAACTGGAAAGCCTATTTTTTTTTGTAAAAATTCTTTGTTTAGTTCTTTTCTGTGAATCTTTGAAAAATTATAATTTTTATACAAACCCCTGTCACTCACTGGACTGTAGGCATTATAGTCAATCCCATTCACTATCCCAAAGACACGTTCTTCTCTGTTTTTTAAGATTCTATGTAAATCTTGTCCAAACTTTTTGGTTAATATCTCATCTCTATATTGTTCTGAAACTGTGTTAATAATATCAGCCGATAGTAATCCTCTTTTGGCAAAATTAATATACTCAATGTCTGGGTCGTTTATATGGGGGAGTCTTTTTTTGCCGTAATCTTTTTTGCTAAGTGGTGTATCCCACCAATTTTGACCAAATTGAAAAACTAAATTATGTATAGTAAATATCGTTTTAGCATGACTAAGTGTTTTTGAATATCTAAAATCGGTTTTTAGATAATAAGGGATGAGGCCGGTTTGCCAATCATGACAATGAACAATATCTGCTTCAAATTTAAGAAGAGAAATTAATTTTAGAGAGGCAACATTAAAAATTAAAAATCTTGCATTTTCGTGACCTGACCCATACAAAGATTTTCTTTTTGAGAAATACTTTTTCACTTCTACAAAATATACTGGGAGATCTTCCATTAAATACCCTTTCCAATAATTTACATTTACTGTTTCTTTAGAATTTAAAATAACATTAACATTTTCATAAACTATTTTTAGATTATGTTCCTTTTTATCAATAAGTTGTCCATAAAGCGGGGTTATAGCTATAACATCATGACCTAGTCTATTTAGGGCTTTGGGAAGACTTCTGGCCACATCAGCAAGACCGCCTGTTTTTGAAAAAGGAGCTATTTCTGATGAAACTGAAACTATTTTTAATTTTGCTTGCATAAATTATTTATAATTAGAGGCACAAATAGCTACAGCCAAAGCATCGGCTGCATCATCTGGTCTTGGAATTTCCTCTAAATTAAGAATCATTTTTACCATTCTTTGAATTTGAGCTTTATCAGCTCTACCATAGGTTGAAACTGCCTGCTTAACTTGCAAGGGTGTAAATTCTACTAATTTAGCCTTACTCATTTTCGCTGCCAATAAAACAACACCTCTGGCTTGCCCAACAATAAGGGCGGTTTTTACGTTTTTATTAAAAAACAATTCTTCAACAGCAATAATGTCCGGTCGGTGCTTTTTGATTATTTTATTTAAATCAATAAATAGTTTCTCTATCCTGCTCGCTAAATCTTCTTTTGGGCTAGTTTTAATTGAGCCATATTCAAGGCAAAGCAATTTACCATTTTGTTCTATTCTAATAATACCAAAGCCTGTGTCAGCAATCCCGGGGTCAATTCCTAAAATTATTTTAGTCATTTAAATGTTTAAATTTGAGTAATAATCGGAAACATCTTCATCATCTTCAAGGGATTCTATAAATTTTTCAATTTTATCCTCATCCTTTTTTTCTGGAGTGACGTCTTCTTTTGCAACATATTCTATATCTGCCGATTCTGTGTTTATATTTTTTTCTTCAAGGAACGTTTTTATCTTGGACAAATCATTCACTGGTAAATATATTGTTATTCCTTCATCTTCCTGTTTAATATCTTCTGCTCCAAGATCAATTAATTCCAATTCCATCTCATCATCAATTTTCCCTTCAGCTAAATTTTCTTTCAGTATCATAACAACACCCTTCATTTCAAAATTCCACATTACCGACCCTAATGAACCGCTTCCTTTTGAAAAAAGATGACGAATGTTTGCAGCACTTCTATTTTTGTTGTCAGTTAATACTCTTAAAACAAATTGTGAATTAGCAGGACCAATTCCTTCATAAATAAGTTCTTCAATTCTT
The sequence above is a segment of the Patescibacteria group bacterium genome. Coding sequences within it:
- a CDS encoding YebC/PmpR family DNA-binding transcriptional regulator, with translation MSGHSKWSTIKRAKGAKDAKRSAVFTKIAKLINIAARDKGGDLDTNFSLRLAVDKAKAANMPKDNIEKAIKRGTGELEGGRIEELIYEGIGPANSQFVLRVLTDNKNRSAANIRHLFSKGSGSLGSVMWNFEMKGVVMILKENLAEGKIDDEMELELIDLGAEDIKQEDEGITIYLPVNDLSKIKTFLEEKNINTESADIEYVAKEDVTPEKKDEDKIEKFIESLEDDEDVSDYYSNLNI